A single window of Eucalyptus grandis isolate ANBG69807.140 chromosome 1, ASM1654582v1, whole genome shotgun sequence DNA harbors:
- the LOC104435698 gene encoding syntaxin-71, translated as MSVIDILTRVDSICKKYDKYDVEKHKDASNVAGEDAFARLYAAVEADVEAAEQKAEAAATEKSRASAVALNAEIRRTKARLLEEVPKLQRLAMKKVKGLSSEEFAARNDLALALPDRIENIPDGTAPAPKKAGGWTTSASRAEIKFDSDGRMDSDYFQQTEGSSQFRQEYEMRKLKQDQGLDVIAEGLDTLKNMAHDMNEELDRQVPLMDEIDTKVDKAASDLKNTNVRLKDTVTQLRSSRNFCIDIVLLCIILGIAAYLYNVLKK; from the exons ATGAGCGTGATCGACATCTTGACTCGGGTGGACTCGATCTGCAAGAAGTACGACAAGTACGACGTCGAGAAGCACAAGGACGCCAGCAATGTCGCCGGCGAGGACGCCTTCGCCCGCCTCTACGCCGCCGTCGAGGCCGACGTCGAGGCCGCCGAGCAG AAAGCGGAGGCCGCTGCCACCGAGAAGAGTAGGGCGTCTGCGGTCGCTCTGAATGCGGAGATTCGGCGAACCAAGGCCCGGTTACTCGAGGAAGTGCCTAAGCTGCAAAGATTGGCTATGAAGAAG GTGAAAGGACTTTCATCTGAAGAATTTGCTGCCCGTAATGATTTAGCCCTTGCACTGCCGGACAGAATCGAGAACATACCAGATGGAACTGCACCTGCACCTAAAAAGGCTGGAGGTTGGACAACTTCCGCATCACGCGCAGAAATAAAGTTTGATTCAG ATGGAAGGATGGACAGTGACTATTTCCAACAAACCGAAGGGTCAAGCCAATTTAGGCAAGAGTATGAAATGCGGAAACTGAAGCAG GACCAAGGTCTGGATGTGATAGCCGAGGGTTTGGATACATTGAAAAATATGGCGCATGATATGAACGAG GAATTGGACAGGCAGGTCCCTTTGATGGACGAGATTGACACCAAG GTGGACAAGGCAGCTTCAGActtaaaaaatacaaatgtcAGGCTTAAGGATACGGTTACTCAG CTGAGGTCTAGCCGGAATTTCTGTATCGATATAGTTCTTTTGTGCATAATTCTGGGTATTGCTGCCTATTTATACAA TGTATTGAAAAAGTGA